ATTGGTAAAGGTTCGCTTGGCAAAGGTGGTTTCAAATTCAAAATTAGAATACACATAAGTAAACCTACCATTGACTTTAATGCTGAGCATCCCGGCTACAAAGTCGAGCGTCTGGGTGTTTTTTACCCAAATCTTACTATTGGTATTATAACTAAAGCTTTGTTTGAGCGTTAAATTATCAATAATGGGAACTTGCATTTGCTTGCCTTTGATAGACAAATCAGTAGCATAAATGGCATACGAATCATCTACGATATAGATGTAGCCTTCCATCACCGGTTCGTTTTCGCGTCGCGGTATCACTTTGATTTTGTTAATTTGCTGGCGGTTTTCGGTAAAAAACGACCCTTCAAATTTGTACTTATAATAGTTGAAAGCATTGTCGGCAATAGGGGAGACCACATTCACTTCAAAAGGCAGATAGTTTTCATAAAAATCATAATTTACCGAAGCGGCATTGTTAAAGCTAAAGCCATTGTCTTTGCCGCTTACTTTAGAAGCCACGATGACTTCCTTCATCTTATCCGGTTTTTGGAACGTGATTCGCGAAACCGTTTCCGAGAGGTAAATGATACCGCTTCGGGTGGAGTCTAATATTTCATCAAAAAAATCAAACTTTTGACCCATGATGGTTTTGGGAGCCTCCTTTAAACGGATAATGCCGCGTGAATAAAAATCAGATTTATAGCGGGCTGTTTTTTCGGAGTTTTCCTTTTTGTTCTTAATGGCATTTCTGATGATCTCATTTGCCGGATTGTCTTTTGGATTGATTACTACTTCTCTTAGCGTAATGTTTTCTTCCTGCATTACCACATCAACTACTATCGGTGCTTTTTCTACTTCAACTACTTGCTTGGCGGTTTTAAATCCCAGGTACTGAAAAATGATTTTATGGGTTCCGGGTGTTTTGACATTCAATTCAAATTTCCCTAGGTCATTAGTGGTCGTTCCGTTATAGGTGTTCTCTTCAAAGATGTTTACAAAAGGCAGCGGTTTTCCGTTGGCGTCAGTAACAGTTCCTTTGATTTGGGCCAAAGCACCAAAGGTTACTAAGAAACATAAAAGCGCAAGTGTTTTTTTTGATAGCATATAGAGAGTGATATAATTTTATAAAAAAGACTGTAGGGCCAGTTCGTAGCTTTTTAATCCGAAACCAATAATGACTCCTTTAGCATTAGGCGAAATAAACGATTGGTGACGAAAAGACTCTCGTGAGAAAGTGTTAGAGATGTGTACTTCGATAACCGGGGTGGTGATGGCTTTTACCGCATCGCCTATACCTATAGAGGTATGTGTATAAGCGGCAGCATTAAGGATAATACCGTCATAAGAAAAGCCTACTTCCTGAAGTTTATTAATAAGTTCCCCCTCAATATTGCTTTGAAAATACTGTATATCGGTTGAGGTATATTTTCTTTTCAGGCCTTTGATAAAGGTGTCAAACGACAGACTGCCATATATTTCGGGTTCTCTTTGCCCTAATAAATTCAGGTTTGGACCGTTTATTATTATAATTTTCATACAATTCTATGTTTCTGTAAATGTATAAATAATCTTTTACAATAGTAATAGTGGCAAAAAAATGAACTATTTGTAAGAAACAGCCTGAAATTGATTGAATTTTGTCAGTTTTCAAAAAATGCGACAATCGTGTTTTTTTGTTGATATCAGGTTATTTGTTTGTTTTTAAATAAGTTACAGAAATATTTTGTTAATAAAATTGTTGATAACTGTAACAACCCTTACTGGCGCTAGTATTATATTACTTATACTTTTGCTTTATTAATTTTAAAATTAAACAAACATGAAAAAAATTATTTTAACAGTTGCTGCAGTATTCGCTTTATCGTTTGCTAACGCACAAGACAAAAAAGAAGGTTCAGGAGAAGGATTTGGTAAAGGAGACATCTACCTTACAGGTACTGTTAACTTTATGAATGAAAAACAAGGTGATTTAAAATCTGACGGTTTGACAATTGCTCCAGGTATCGGTTATTTCTTAACTGAAAACTTAGCGCTTGTTGGATCTTTAGAGTACAGTTCATCTAAAAATACTGCTGAAGTTAAAACTACAGGTTTTGGATTATCAGCTGGTGTTAAATACTTCTGGACTCCTGCTAGCAAATTTTCTCTTTCTTTAGGAGGTCAATTATCTTACATGACTGAGAAAGAAGATGCTTTTGATGTAAAAACTAACACTATCGGACTTAATGTTCCTGTAGGTTTACATTATTTCGTATCTGATAGTTTCGCTATCACTACTGAGTGGGCTGGTTTAAGCTACACTTCAGAGAAAGCTGATACTACAGGTGCTGAAGCTACAAACACTATTAAATTAGGTGGTGATTTATCAACTATCACTTTAGGTTTAATCTACAAACTATAATTTTTGTAGAACTTCAAAATTTAAACCGCGCCAATGGCGCGGTTTTTTTATATACGTCATTTGCCTTATTTATTCTTTACTTAATAATTTTATATTTGTCGTACTAATTTTAAAATCAACAAAACATGAAAAAAATTATTTTGACTATGGTTGCTGCTTTAGCGGTAACTTTTGCATTTGCGCAAAAAAAGGGTGGCTCTGATGACATGAGATTTGGAGTAAGAGGCGGTTTAGATATGATATCGGTAAAGATTGCCGGTGGTGGTTCTGAATCATTGACCGGATTTTATTTGGGAGGTTTTGCCGAGTTTGCTATTGCTGACCAGTTTGTACTGCAACCAGGTATTAGTTATCACTCTGCTTCTAAAACCGTAAATGGTTTTGATATCAAAGCTAATTTCTTGAGTGTGCCCGTTTTGGTAAAATACCAAGTGGCAGAACAATTCAATTTATTAGCCGGTCCATCGTTGTATTACAATACTGATTCTGAAGCTCAGGACAAAACTACGTTTAATCTTGATTTAGGTGCTTCTTATGACATCACTGAAAATTTCTTAGTAGAGGCAAGATACTCTATTGGATTAACAGGCGATTCAAAAGTTAACCATTTCTTAGTTGGAGTAGGTTATAAATTCTAAGATCCTCCAAATATATTATAGAAACCACGTCAATGATGTGGTTTTTTTATTATATAAAACTCTGTTACTTGTTTTTTTGATATATTCTGTTACATTTGTCCTACTAATTTTAAGAATATATCATGAAAAAAATTATTTTAACAATGGCAGTTGTTCTAACTGCAACTTTTGCCAATGCCCAAGCCAGAGAGAAAGGAACGATTGAACTTATCCCATATCTTGGTTTTTCAACATCCAATTATTATGGAGCTGACACAGGATCGGCTAACTCTTCGCTTTCTGCAGTCGCTTATGGACTAGCGGGAGATTATTTTTTTAACAAAACATGGAGTTTACGTTCCGGATTGTTATTCCAGACAATGGGAACAGAATTGCCCGGACTTAAAGAAAAATTAAATTACTTGACAATTCCGGTTAATGCTA
Above is a genomic segment from Flavobacterium phycosphaerae containing:
- the aroQ gene encoding type II 3-dehydroquinate dehydratase, yielding MKIIIINGPNLNLLGQREPEIYGSLSFDTFIKGLKRKYTSTDIQYFQSNIEGELINKLQEVGFSYDGIILNAAAYTHTSIGIGDAVKAITTPVIEVHISNTFSRESFRHQSFISPNAKGVIIGFGLKSYELALQSFL
- a CDS encoding outer membrane beta-barrel protein, whose translation is MKKIILTVAAVFALSFANAQDKKEGSGEGFGKGDIYLTGTVNFMNEKQGDLKSDGLTIAPGIGYFLTENLALVGSLEYSSSKNTAEVKTTGFGLSAGVKYFWTPASKFSLSLGGQLSYMTEKEDAFDVKTNTIGLNVPVGLHYFVSDSFAITTEWAGLSYTSEKADTTGAEATNTIKLGGDLSTITLGLIYKL
- a CDS encoding porin family protein, which encodes MKKIILTMVAALAVTFAFAQKKGGSDDMRFGVRGGLDMISVKIAGGGSESLTGFYLGGFAEFAIADQFVLQPGISYHSASKTVNGFDIKANFLSVPVLVKYQVAEQFNLLAGPSLYYNTDSEAQDKTTFNLDLGASYDITENFLVEARYSIGLTGDSKVNHFLVGVGYKF
- a CDS encoding porin family protein, encoding MKKIILTMAVVLTATFANAQAREKGTIELIPYLGFSTSNYYGADTGSANSSLSAVAYGLAGDYFFNKTWSLRSGLLFQTMGTELPGLKEKLNYLTIPVNANWHFGSTKKWNLNFGPSFGFLMSAKDNSQDIKDLANTTQIGLNYGIGYKIAVSDKISILIDYQGMTGLSDVSKDSSTNIKNAYGSFDVGCVFKL